One Ahaetulla prasina isolate Xishuangbanna chromosome 1, ASM2864084v1, whole genome shotgun sequence DNA window includes the following coding sequences:
- the LOC131188697 gene encoding replication factor C subunit 2-like, translated as LLEPIQSRCAVLRYTKLTDAQILMRLMKIIAKENIQYTDDGLEAIIFTAQGDMRQALNNLQSTHSGFGFINSENVFKVCDEPHPLLVKEMIGHCVNANVDEAYKILAHLWKLGYSPEDIIGNIFRVLYISFRKN; from the exons CTTCTAGAACCCATCCAGTCTCGCTGTGCAGTTCTGCGATACACCAAGCTGACAGATGCCCAGATTCTTATGAGGCTAATGAAAATCATCGCGAAAgagaacatacaatatacagatgaTGGTCTAGAAGCGATTATCTTCACAGCCCAGGGAGACATGAGACAG GCACTAAACAACTTGCAATCTACCCATTCCGGATTTGGTTTCATCAATAGCGAGAATGTATTTAAG GTGTGTGATGAGCCCCATCCTTTGCTAGTGAAGGAGATGATCGGCCATTGTGTCAATGCGAACGTCGATGAAGCTTATAAG ATTCTTGCTCACTTATGGAAGCTTGGTTACTCACCTGAAGACATCATCGGCAACATTTTCCGAGTTTTGTACATATCCTTTAGAAAGAATTGA